The following coding sequences are from one Streptomyces venezuelae window:
- a CDS encoding GlsB/YeaQ/YmgE family stress response membrane protein has protein sequence MGWLWAIIVGFVLGLVAKAILPGKQHSPLWLTTVFGIIGAVLGNWLATQFGINETKGIDWGRHALQLVAALVVVGLGDAAYTMLRGNKRRA, from the coding sequence ATGGGCTGGTTGTGGGCGATCATCGTGGGATTCGTGCTGGGTCTTGTCGCCAAGGCGATTCTGCCCGGCAAGCAGCACAGTCCTCTCTGGCTGACCACGGTGTTCGGCATCATCGGAGCCGTCCTGGGCAACTGGCTCGCGACGCAGTTCGGCATCAATGAGACCAAGGGCATCGACTGGGGCCGGCACGCGCTCCAGCTGGTCGCGGCGCTCGTCGTCGTCGGCCTCGGTGACGCGGCGTACACCATGCTCCGCGGCAACAAACGCAGGGCGTAG
- a CDS encoding DUF3099 domain-containing protein has product MRKQSSGQVFRITGARQGLAEDVRGRQRRYVISMSVRTVSVVAAAVLWNVERHVALVALVLGVLLPYISVVIANAGRESPPSLPSTFVPAPSRPMLAPPVAAATAESVPEDPPGSAYDQRRDAATEPS; this is encoded by the coding sequence ATGCGGAAGCAGAGCAGCGGCCAGGTCTTCCGGATCACCGGGGCCCGGCAGGGTCTGGCGGAGGACGTGCGGGGCAGGCAGCGCCGCTATGTGATCTCCATGTCGGTGCGGACCGTGTCGGTGGTGGCCGCCGCGGTGCTCTGGAACGTCGAGCGGCACGTCGCGCTCGTCGCACTGGTGCTCGGTGTCCTCCTGCCGTACATCTCCGTCGTCATCGCCAACGCCGGCCGGGAGAGTCCGCCTTCGCTGCCGTCGACGTTCGTGCCCGCTCCATCTCGGCCAATGCTGGCGCCGCCCGTCGCGGCCGCCACCGCGGAATCCGTCCCGGAAGATCCCCCCGGGTCCGCGTACGACCAGCGGCGCGACGCGGCGACCGAACCGAGCTGA